One genomic window of Paraburkholderia acidiphila includes the following:
- a CDS encoding polysaccharide biosynthesis/export family protein, translating into MQTKTIIAGLAMSSLCACSFTPGGFFDESNLREPPPPAQQTAPPVYDVQQINAQFFAQHPDDDTALQTCPLTCLTPDTRAAYVYHIGINDSLQVIVWDHPELTSQGGSSGGTPPLPGLSAGGGGAGGSAGGGAGGGGTLGGGGASAGGGAGGGQIGGLELRVASDGTIFFPRVGRVRVLGMTAEQVQQTLTKGLSKTIRNPQLDVRVTGFNSKQIQVLGDVRQPAGQAITDMPLSIVDALNRAGGANQDADLQNIGVTRAGVRHQVDVDSLVSTGNINQNVLLKDGDIVDVPDRSNSRVFVLGEISHPSIVPMNRGKLTLADAIANANSIDNRTSNPHAIYVIRGIDPQPGPNHTVKTKLATPEVYRLDMTQVDSIMLMTRFELEPRDVVYVQIAQSARFNRLLDLITPSLQTIFFTKELVNP; encoded by the coding sequence ATGCAGACAAAAACCATCATCGCGGGGTTGGCAATGTCGTCGCTGTGCGCGTGCAGTTTCACGCCCGGCGGCTTCTTCGACGAAAGCAACCTGCGCGAACCCCCACCGCCGGCACAGCAGACGGCGCCGCCCGTCTACGACGTGCAGCAGATCAACGCGCAATTTTTCGCCCAGCATCCGGACGACGACACGGCGTTGCAGACCTGCCCGCTCACATGTCTCACACCGGACACCCGCGCCGCGTACGTCTATCACATCGGCATCAACGATTCGCTGCAGGTGATCGTGTGGGATCACCCCGAGCTGACCTCGCAAGGCGGGTCGAGCGGGGGCACGCCGCCGCTGCCGGGCCTCTCGGCGGGCGGCGGCGGCGCCGGCGGTTCGGCTGGCGGCGGTGCGGGCGGCGGAGGCACACTCGGCGGCGGTGGCGCGAGCGCCGGGGGCGGTGCAGGCGGCGGCCAGATCGGCGGGCTCGAACTGCGCGTGGCGAGCGACGGCACGATCTTCTTTCCGCGTGTTGGCCGCGTGAGGGTGCTCGGCATGACTGCCGAACAGGTCCAGCAAACGCTCACGAAAGGCTTGAGCAAAACGATCCGCAACCCGCAGCTCGACGTGCGCGTGACGGGCTTTAACAGCAAGCAGATCCAGGTGCTCGGCGACGTGCGCCAGCCCGCGGGCCAGGCGATCACCGACATGCCGCTGTCGATCGTCGACGCGCTCAACCGCGCGGGCGGCGCCAACCAGGACGCCGACCTGCAGAACATCGGCGTCACGCGCGCCGGCGTGCGCCATCAGGTCGACGTCGATTCGCTGGTCTCGACCGGCAATATCAACCAGAACGTGCTGCTCAAGGACGGCGACATCGTCGACGTGCCCGACCGCTCCAACAGCCGCGTGTTCGTGCTCGGCGAAATCTCGCACCCGTCGATCGTGCCGATGAACCGCGGCAAGCTCACGCTCGCCGACGCCATCGCGAACGCCAACAGCATCGACAACCGCACGTCGAACCCGCATGCCATTTACGTGATTCGCGGCATCGATCCGCAGCCGGGCCCGAACCACACCGTGAAGACGAAGCTCGCCACGCCCGAGGTGTATCGCCTCGACATGACCCAGGTCGATTCCATCATGCTGATGACCCGGTTCGAGCTGGAGCCGCGCGATGTGGTGTACGTGCAGATCGCCCAGTCGGCGCGCTTTAACCGCCTGCTCGATCTGATCACGCCGTCGCTGCAGACGATCTTCTTCACGAAAGAACTCGTGAACCCCTGA
- a CDS encoding acyltransferase family protein: MTPRNLIAPPGAFRLMLASAVCLGHVLPVSIGAAAVHLFFALSGYWIYQMWYAEYAQLPRPYSAFVISRAWRLLPVFFATLAVLALCVWPLGIFAFHLPGRWTSSALNFYASHLLIFGYAQLDAPENVIPTVWSLDIELQFYIVAPIVIWLLARNTRRNAIHAAIIAVALAGFVVLFGEFGPWPAHSTLPLYFGFFLAGMLAACHDWRPSKQTAYASLAVAALFFFGCVALPHARELFLWGSFTGPLTRYTLLANCVLSLLLIPYALATVREPGSRRDRMLGNISYEVYIVHGAALTVFLQHFEPLSRVARLPWIALMLAVVAVLSWLIYRWVDEPSERLRRAFFRSRRPRAATLPPGATTPI, translated from the coding sequence ATGACCCCACGCAACCTGATCGCACCGCCCGGCGCATTCCGCCTCATGCTGGCGAGTGCCGTCTGCCTCGGCCATGTGCTGCCCGTCTCGATTGGCGCCGCCGCCGTGCATCTGTTCTTCGCGTTGAGCGGCTACTGGATCTACCAGATGTGGTACGCGGAATATGCACAGCTCCCGCGGCCTTACTCAGCGTTCGTGATCTCGCGCGCGTGGCGCCTCTTGCCCGTGTTTTTCGCCACGCTCGCCGTGCTTGCCCTGTGCGTCTGGCCGCTCGGCATTTTCGCGTTTCACCTGCCGGGGCGGTGGACGTCGTCGGCGCTCAACTTCTACGCCTCGCATCTGCTCATCTTCGGCTACGCGCAGCTCGACGCCCCCGAGAACGTGATCCCGACCGTGTGGTCGCTCGACATCGAACTGCAGTTCTATATCGTCGCGCCGATCGTGATCTGGCTGCTCGCGCGCAACACGCGCCGCAACGCCATTCACGCCGCCATCATCGCCGTGGCGCTGGCTGGCTTCGTCGTGCTGTTCGGCGAGTTCGGGCCGTGGCCTGCGCACTCCACACTGCCGCTCTACTTCGGCTTCTTTCTCGCCGGCATGCTGGCCGCCTGCCACGACTGGCGCCCCTCGAAGCAGACAGCCTACGCGAGCCTCGCAGTCGCGGCGCTGTTCTTCTTTGGCTGCGTGGCGCTGCCTCACGCGCGCGAGCTGTTCCTCTGGGGCAGCTTCACCGGGCCGCTCACGCGCTACACGCTGCTCGCGAACTGCGTGCTTTCGCTGCTGCTGATTCCGTATGCGCTCGCCACGGTGCGCGAGCCAGGCTCGCGGCGCGACCGCATGCTCGGCAACATTTCGTACGAGGTGTATATCGTGCACGGCGCGGCGCTCACCGTATTTCTGCAGCACTTCGAGCCGCTTTCGCGGGTCGCCCGGCTGCCGTGGATCGCGCTCATGCTCGCGGTCGTTGCAGTGCTGTCCTGGCTGATCTATCGCTGGGTCGACGAACCGTCCGAACGACTGCGCCGCGCATTCTTCCGCTCGCGCCGCCCACGGGCCGCAACGCTCCCGCCCGGCGCGACGACGCCCATCTGA
- a CDS encoding Crp/Fnr family transcriptional regulator produces MLTLQSDLHGNHLLGALPSHEWQALAPDLELVNLRAEQLLCDSGQRIHHVYFPTTAVISLLSTMEDGGSVELTAVGREGMTGVPILTGGETMPSRVQVQHGGFAYRMSAQALRQHFARSDMLRRLMMLYMHALLTQIAQTAACNRHHSLSSQLCRWLLSETDRVASNELAVTQQRIADMLGVRREGITEAAGKLHAQGLIHHNRGRIQVLDREGLEARACECYRLVRSEFDRLLPRLRQAETVA; encoded by the coding sequence ATGCTTACCCTTCAATCCGATTTGCACGGCAATCATTTGCTCGGTGCTCTCCCGTCGCACGAGTGGCAGGCGCTCGCGCCCGATCTCGAACTCGTCAATCTGCGTGCCGAGCAACTGCTCTGCGACTCCGGCCAGCGCATCCACCACGTCTACTTCCCGACCACGGCAGTCATCTCGCTGCTCTCGACGATGGAAGACGGCGGCTCGGTCGAATTGACGGCAGTTGGCCGCGAAGGCATGACCGGCGTGCCGATCCTCACAGGCGGCGAAACCATGCCGAGCCGCGTGCAGGTTCAGCACGGGGGCTTCGCCTATCGCATGAGCGCCCAGGCGCTGCGCCAGCACTTCGCGCGCTCCGACATGCTGCGCCGGCTCATGATGCTCTACATGCACGCGCTCCTCACGCAGATCGCGCAAACGGCTGCGTGCAACCGTCACCATTCGCTTTCCAGCCAGCTGTGCCGCTGGCTCCTGAGCGAAACGGACCGCGTCGCGTCGAACGAACTCGCCGTCACGCAGCAGCGCATTGCCGACATGCTCGGCGTGCGCCGCGAGGGCATCACCGAAGCGGCGGGCAAGCTGCACGCCCAGGGCCTCATCCACCACAATCGCGGCCGCATCCAGGTGCTGGACCGCGAGGGGCTCGAAGCGCGCGCCTGCGAATGCTACCGCCTCGTGCGCAGCGAGTTCGACCGTCTGCTGCCGCGCCTGCGTCAAGCCGAAACCGTCGCCTGA
- a CDS encoding undecaprenyl-phosphate glucose phosphotransferase, which produces MFRNTARAFDALFVIAGGLLAHGARYSAAIGLEDTQRLLVAFNCALVLLLFPVFGIYETWRGKSLPTMLARTAAAWLVVVVMGLMLVFTLHRADSISRLWFVYATLISGALILATKLAAHLLLRVARRRGLNYRTVALVGAPGFTRTLLAHLEQRAHAGFKPVFMLDTTQADRDLALAANPTNAANTSISGLPTFTEMNAFVQKVRDEHINEVWLALPLSEEHTIYRFTRAFQNDFVNLRFIPDTRSLALFNHTLVDVLGLPTISLTGMPIPTPQMWPKLVFDRVFALTALVLMLPLFALIAMAIKLNSPGPVFFRQKRKGIDGRTFEIYKFRSMTVHREAEGVVTQASQHDARVTKVGAFLRRTSLDELPQFVNVLLGQMSVVGPRPHALEHDDLYKDLVYGYMHRYRIKPGITGWAQVNGYRGATRKVEKMETRVKFDLFYIHNWSFWFDIKIVLITLVKGFVGHNAY; this is translated from the coding sequence ATGTTTCGCAATACGGCTCGGGCCTTCGACGCGCTCTTCGTGATCGCCGGAGGCCTCCTCGCTCACGGCGCGCGCTACTCGGCCGCCATCGGACTCGAGGACACGCAGCGGCTCCTCGTCGCCTTCAACTGCGCGCTGGTGCTGCTGCTGTTCCCCGTGTTCGGCATCTACGAGACATGGCGCGGCAAGTCGCTGCCGACGATGCTCGCGCGCACCGCCGCCGCCTGGCTCGTGGTCGTGGTGATGGGCCTCATGCTCGTCTTCACGCTGCACCGCGCCGACTCGATCTCGCGCCTGTGGTTCGTCTACGCGACGCTCATTTCCGGCGCGCTGATCCTCGCCACCAAGCTTGCCGCCCATCTGCTGCTGCGCGTGGCCCGCCGCCGTGGCCTGAACTACCGCACTGTCGCGCTCGTGGGCGCACCGGGCTTCACGCGCACGTTGCTCGCGCACCTGGAGCAGCGCGCGCACGCCGGCTTCAAGCCGGTGTTCATGCTCGACACGACCCAGGCCGATCGCGATCTGGCGCTCGCGGCAAACCCGACGAATGCGGCGAACACGAGCATCAGCGGCCTGCCCACGTTCACGGAGATGAACGCGTTCGTGCAGAAAGTGCGCGACGAGCACATCAACGAAGTCTGGCTCGCGTTGCCGCTCTCCGAAGAGCACACGATCTACCGCTTCACGCGCGCGTTCCAGAACGACTTCGTCAACCTGCGCTTCATTCCCGATACGCGCAGCCTCGCGCTCTTCAATCACACGCTCGTGGACGTGCTCGGCCTGCCCACCATCAGCCTGACCGGCATGCCGATCCCGACGCCCCAGATGTGGCCGAAGCTCGTGTTCGACCGCGTGTTCGCGCTCACCGCGCTCGTGCTGATGTTGCCGCTCTTCGCGCTCATCGCCATGGCGATCAAGCTGAATTCGCCGGGGCCCGTGTTCTTCCGGCAAAAACGCAAGGGCATCGACGGCCGCACGTTCGAGATCTACAAGTTCCGTTCGATGACGGTGCACCGCGAAGCCGAAGGCGTGGTCACCCAGGCGAGCCAGCACGACGCGCGCGTGACGAAGGTCGGCGCATTCCTGCGCCGCACGAGCCTCGACGAGTTGCCGCAGTTCGTCAACGTGCTGCTCGGGCAAATGTCGGTGGTGGGACCGCGCCCGCACGCGCTCGAACACGACGACCTCTACAAGGATCTCGTGTACGGCTACATGCACCGCTACCGCATCAAACCCGGCATCACCGGCTGGGCCCAGGTGAACGGCTATCGCGGCGCCACGCGCAAAGTGGAAAAAATGGAAACGCGCGTGAAATTCGACCTGTTCTACATCCACAACTGGTCGTTCTGGTTCGACATCAAAATCGTGCTGATCACCCTCGTGAAGGGCTTCGTCGGCCATAACGCGTATTGA
- a CDS encoding polysaccharide biosynthesis tyrosine autokinase, translating to MSTYDIEDISPARGGDEDEVMRDLVRMVVDQIWWVIGIAAVVLAAAVFYAQSATRIYSADAMLQIDPSQQGSATAAALGSLSSAGSGMVRTDAEIEIIKSRSVVEPVVEQFKLNFSAGPKTMPYLSRISHLFARAGRPMPAWFGMRSYAWGGELFTVDSVNVPKALEGEQLTLRALGNGRFELFDPAGRKLLGGEAGTPAEGHGVSIKVTQLVARPDTEFFVSRANQLDAVMGLAGGLNVTERGHDTGIVQLSFMGTDPKAITAITNAVAQSYLAQRTARAQEEASKMLDFLNSELPRLRADLQRAEHALSEYQAKAGTFQPTAEASVYLSGGLEYERQIAALRIERAQLLTRFTNDSPEIQQIDAQLAALAAERARFDEHFKGMPGTEREAVSLQRDAKVANDIYVALLNRTQELSIQKAGTVGNVHIIDEALTPTVPVAPKAGLIISAGALLGVLAGIGFAFCRHMFITGISDPETIERRFSLPIFGSIPLSAEQTRSDLQLANSKLAALPTPERSGMMRALPRSVARIIRPGSARNGARVGERGHQAAADMLPVPAPYAPTRALLAKTHPFDTSVEGLRGLRATLQFGLVDTPNRIIAFTSPTPADGKSFLCANLAALFAESGKRVLLIDADLRRGRLAQYFGRSPKGGLTELLTGQVDFDIAARATGVSGLHFIAAGAYPPNPSEILTSSRFTDVLHRFSDEFDLVIVDTPPLLAVADSSIVANIAGATVLVIRAGAHTEREIGASLKKLQRARARVVGGVLNAVELKRGARYGHYDYSYAYTYTTDPSDTHYGQP from the coding sequence ATGAGTACCTATGACATTGAAGACATCTCGCCGGCCCGCGGGGGCGACGAGGACGAGGTGATGCGCGACCTGGTGCGCATGGTGGTCGACCAGATCTGGTGGGTGATCGGCATCGCGGCGGTCGTGCTCGCGGCGGCCGTGTTCTACGCACAGTCCGCCACGCGCATCTACTCCGCCGACGCCATGCTGCAGATCGATCCCTCGCAGCAAGGCTCGGCCACGGCGGCGGCGCTCGGCTCGCTTTCGTCCGCCGGCAGCGGAATGGTTCGCACCGACGCCGAAATCGAGATCATCAAGAGCCGCAGCGTGGTCGAGCCCGTGGTCGAGCAGTTCAAGCTCAACTTCAGCGCCGGCCCGAAGACGATGCCCTACCTCTCGCGCATCTCGCACCTGTTCGCGCGTGCGGGCCGCCCGATGCCGGCCTGGTTCGGCATGCGCTCGTATGCATGGGGCGGCGAGCTGTTCACCGTCGATTCGGTCAACGTGCCCAAGGCGCTCGAAGGGGAGCAGCTCACGCTGCGCGCGCTCGGCAATGGCCGCTTCGAACTCTTCGATCCGGCCGGGCGCAAGCTGCTGGGCGGCGAGGCCGGCACGCCGGCCGAAGGCCACGGCGTGAGCATCAAGGTAACCCAGCTCGTCGCGCGGCCCGACACCGAGTTCTTCGTCTCGCGCGCCAACCAGCTCGACGCGGTGATGGGTCTCGCGGGCGGCCTGAATGTGACCGAGCGTGGCCACGACACCGGCATCGTGCAGCTTTCGTTCATGGGCACGGACCCGAAAGCGATCACCGCGATCACCAACGCCGTCGCGCAGTCGTACCTCGCGCAACGCACGGCGCGCGCGCAGGAAGAAGCGAGCAAGATGCTCGACTTCCTGAACAGCGAGCTGCCGCGGCTGCGCGCCGACCTGCAACGCGCCGAACACGCGCTCTCCGAATACCAGGCGAAGGCCGGGACGTTCCAGCCCACGGCGGAAGCTTCGGTCTATCTGTCGGGCGGGCTCGAATATGAAAGGCAGATCGCGGCGCTGCGTATCGAGCGCGCGCAACTGCTCACGCGCTTCACGAACGACAGCCCCGAGATCCAGCAGATCGACGCGCAGCTTGCCGCCCTTGCCGCCGAGCGCGCACGCTTTGACGAGCACTTCAAGGGGATGCCGGGCACGGAGCGCGAAGCCGTCTCGCTGCAGCGCGATGCGAAGGTCGCCAACGACATCTACGTCGCCCTGCTCAACCGCACCCAGGAGCTGTCGATCCAGAAGGCGGGGACGGTCGGCAACGTGCACATCATCGACGAAGCCCTCACGCCGACCGTGCCGGTCGCGCCGAAGGCCGGCCTCATCATCTCGGCCGGGGCGCTCCTCGGCGTGCTCGCGGGTATCGGCTTCGCGTTCTGCCGTCACATGTTCATCACCGGCATCTCGGACCCCGAAACGATCGAGCGGCGCTTCTCGCTGCCGATCTTCGGCTCGATCCCGCTCTCGGCCGAACAAACGCGCAGCGACCTGCAGCTCGCCAACAGCAAGCTCGCCGCGCTGCCCACGCCCGAGCGCAGCGGCATGATGCGCGCGCTTCCGAGAAGCGTGGCGCGCATCATCCGCCCGGGGTCGGCGCGCAACGGCGCCCGCGTTGGCGAGCGCGGCCACCAGGCGGCGGCCGACATGCTGCCGGTTCCGGCGCCGTATGCGCCCACCCGCGCACTGCTCGCCAAGACGCACCCGTTCGACACCTCGGTCGAAGGCTTGCGCGGCCTGCGCGCGACGCTGCAATTCGGCCTTGTCGATACGCCGAACCGCATCATCGCGTTCACGAGCCCGACGCCCGCCGACGGCAAGAGCTTCCTGTGCGCGAATCTCGCCGCCCTCTTTGCCGAGTCCGGCAAGCGCGTGCTGCTGATCGACGCCGACCTGCGGCGCGGCCGCCTCGCGCAGTATTTCGGCCGCTCGCCCAAGGGCGGCCTGACCGAGCTGCTCACGGGCCAGGTGGACTTCGATATCGCCGCGCGCGCCACGGGCGTTTCGGGGCTGCACTTCATCGCGGCAGGCGCCTATCCGCCGAACCCCTCCGAAATCCTGACGTCGAGCCGCTTCACGGACGTGCTGCACCGCTTCTCCGACGAGTTCGATCTCGTGATCGTCGACACGCCGCCGCTGCTCGCCGTGGCCGACTCCTCGATCGTCGCGAACATCGCCGGCGCGACGGTGCTCGTGATCCGCGCGGGCGCCCACACCGAGCGCGAGATCGGCGCCTCGCTCAAGAAGCTGCAACGCGCCCGCGCACGCGTGGTGGGCGGCGTGCTCAACGCCGTGGAACTCAAGCGCGGGGCGCGCTACGGCCACTACGACTACTCGTACGCCTACACGTACACCACCGATCCGTCCGATACCCATTACGGCCAGCCTTGA
- a CDS encoding glycosyltransferase family 2 protein, protein MIVPTYRRPADLERCLAALDTQWRPADEVVVVVREDDHATHAMLDARPAGPGTRNLRVAHIAQPGVVAAYNLGMETARGDILCFTDDDAAPHRDWTQRMAEAFARDSTLGGIGGRDIVHQLGTILTGAAPNVGIVSWYGRPVGNHHIGAGSARRVQVLKAVNMAFRRAAVEGVRFDERLRGSGAQVHCEMLFSLDVVRRDWKLMYDPTILVDHFPAARSDDDQRYVFNRTAFYNASFNLRFIMRDHLSPAGRWAFIFYATLIGTRADPGLGRALTLAFGRTGPMVAMQQWWIGVRALFGAWQQERR, encoded by the coding sequence GTGATTGTGCCAACGTACCGCCGGCCGGCCGATCTCGAACGCTGTCTCGCGGCGCTCGACACGCAGTGGCGCCCCGCCGACGAAGTGGTCGTCGTCGTGCGCGAGGACGACCACGCCACGCACGCGATGCTCGACGCGCGGCCAGCGGGCCCCGGCACACGCAACCTGCGCGTCGCGCACATCGCGCAACCGGGCGTCGTGGCCGCCTACAACCTCGGCATGGAAACGGCGCGCGGCGACATCCTCTGCTTCACCGACGACGACGCCGCGCCGCACCGCGACTGGACCCAGCGCATGGCCGAAGCGTTCGCGCGCGACAGCACGCTCGGCGGCATCGGCGGGCGCGACATCGTGCATCAACTCGGCACGATTCTCACGGGCGCGGCGCCCAACGTCGGGATCGTGAGCTGGTACGGCCGGCCGGTGGGCAATCACCATATCGGCGCGGGTTCGGCGCGCCGCGTGCAGGTGCTCAAAGCGGTCAACATGGCGTTCCGGCGCGCGGCCGTGGAAGGCGTGCGTTTCGACGAGCGGCTGCGCGGCAGCGGCGCGCAGGTGCACTGCGAAATGCTGTTCAGCCTCGACGTCGTGCGGCGCGACTGGAAGCTGATGTACGACCCGACGATCCTCGTCGACCACTTCCCGGCGGCACGCAGCGACGATGATCAGCGGTATGTGTTCAACCGCACAGCGTTCTACAACGCTTCGTTTAATCTGCGATTCATCATGCGCGACCACCTCTCACCGGCAGGTCGCTGGGCTTTTATCTTTTACGCCACGCTGATTGGCACGCGCGCGGACCCGGGGCTTGGCCGCGCGCTTACGCTGGCATTCGGCCGGACCGGGCCGATGGTGGCCATGCAGCAGTGGTGGATTGGCGTACGCGCTCTTTTTGGCGCCTGGCAGCAGGAAAGACGCTGA
- a CDS encoding acyltransferase family protein, translating to MNNEKRPGAHAKLDYLEALRFLLACLTMAWHYYYFGPLLGVIGAAPVNFPALRYCSFGVDIFFVISGFNIIASALTRSPGDFMTNRLVRLGPCLLVCATITFMAEFAAGYAPSTLSLLSSVLVLPLPLVSGIDWSYWSLGTLVTFYVIVFAVMRFADIGKHTATLALLLTLYSAATLVPGFPFKARPGTPYPFEQYAPFFALGILLYLLILKKRRSPGIFVALALTFAIVAMRLWMESARISELLTHTSPGPLSGPFMALAALAIFVIFTRKAVHPRVKQCYALLGRTSYPLYLIHQNLGYMMIKFADKRLHIGFDVRMYVMACMVVLSIAIAALLEPRLSVHYRRFLEHVRHALRPARAGAAKATLGDAE from the coding sequence ATGAACAACGAAAAGCGACCGGGCGCCCACGCGAAGCTCGACTACCTCGAAGCGCTGCGCTTCCTGCTCGCCTGCCTCACGATGGCCTGGCACTACTATTATTTCGGGCCGCTGCTCGGCGTGATCGGCGCCGCGCCCGTCAATTTCCCGGCGCTGCGCTACTGTTCGTTCGGCGTGGATATCTTCTTCGTCATCAGCGGGTTCAACATCATCGCGTCGGCGCTCACCCGCAGTCCCGGCGATTTCATGACGAACCGGCTCGTGCGGCTCGGGCCGTGCCTGCTCGTGTGCGCCACGATCACCTTCATGGCCGAGTTCGCCGCCGGTTACGCGCCGTCCACGCTCAGCCTGCTCAGCTCCGTTCTCGTGCTGCCGCTGCCCCTTGTGAGCGGCATCGACTGGTCGTACTGGTCGCTCGGCACGCTCGTGACCTTTTACGTGATCGTGTTCGCGGTCATGCGCTTCGCGGACATCGGCAAACATACGGCGACGCTCGCGCTGCTGCTCACGCTCTACAGCGCCGCGACGCTCGTGCCGGGCTTTCCGTTCAAGGCGAGACCCGGCACACCCTATCCGTTCGAACAGTACGCGCCCTTCTTCGCGCTCGGCATCCTGCTCTACCTGCTGATCCTCAAAAAGCGCCGCTCGCCCGGCATTTTCGTCGCGCTCGCCTTGACATTCGCGATCGTCGCCATGCGGCTATGGATGGAGTCCGCGCGCATTTCGGAGCTGCTCACGCACACGAGCCCCGGCCCCCTGAGCGGCCCCTTCATGGCGCTGGCCGCGCTCGCGATCTTCGTGATCTTTACGCGCAAGGCCGTGCATCCGCGCGTCAAGCAGTGCTATGCGCTCCTTGGCAGGACAAGCTATCCGCTTTATCTGATCCATCAGAATCTCGGCTACATGATGATCAAGTTCGCCGACAAGCGGCTGCATATCGGTTTCGACGTGCGCATGTATGTGATGGCCTGCATGGTCGTGCTCTCGATTGCGATTGCCGCGCTGCTCGAGCCGCGTCTTTCGGTTCACTATCGCCGCTTCCTCGAGCACGTGAGGCACGCCCTGCGCCCGGCCCGCGCGGGCGCCGCGAAGGCCACGCTCGGCGACGCCGAATAG